CTCCCATTCCCCGTTCCCGCTCCCATTCCCCGTTCCCGTTCCACTGCTCCCTCCCGGTACAGCCCGGCCGCGGGACCCTCCCGTGTCCCCGGTGttcccgctgtccccgccgCGTGTCCCCGGtgttcccggtgtccccatccctgcccatcccggGTCCCGCACTCCtctcccgccgcctcccggaGCATCCCCGCCGCAGCCATGGAGACCCGGGATGCGGTTGCTCCGGCAACGGCGGCTCCGTGGGTACCGACCCGCCCTCCCCGGCCCCAGGGGACACCCGTGGGGACCGGGACCCGGCCCGGGGGTTCTGCGGGCAGCGCGCGGGGGCTGGCACCGAGCCGGGGCGGCTGCCGGGGCACCGGGGAGCTCCCGTTCCGCCCCCGCGGGGTCCCGGCACCGGGGAACGGGGCCCgtcccggggcagccccggctgAGCGGCACCGCCCGGAGCCGCCGGTTCTGCCGGGGGGGCTCCTCGGGGGGACCCCCGGGCTCACCTGAGGTACCGGGGCGGCTCCCGGGACGGGCAGGGCGCGGAGCTCATGGCGGGGAGCGGGACGGGAGCGGCGGCGGAACCGAACCCCCGGCAGGACCGGAGCCGGCGGGAGCTGCGCGGAGCCTCCGAGCACGGCTGGACCGGATCCGCTGGAATCTCCGCGGAGTCTCCGGTCGGAGCGGATCTCCCGGGAATGCCGAGGACGCTCCGGTCGGAGCGGATCTCCCGGGAATGCCGAGGACGCTCCGGTCGGAGCGGATCTCCCGGGAATGCCGAGGATGCTCCGGTCGGAGCGGATCCCCCGGGAATGCCGAGGATGCTCCGGTCTCCCGGGAATGCCGAGGATGCTCCGGTCGGACCGGATCTCCCGGGAATGCCGAGGACGCTCCGGTCTCCCGGGAATGCCGAGGATGCTCCGGTCGGAGCGGATCCCCAGGGAATGCCGAGGATGCTCCGGTCGGACCGGATCTCCCGGGAATGCCGAGGACGCTCCGGTCGCACCGGATCTCCCGGGAATGCCGAGGATGCTCCGGTCGGAGCGGATCCCCCGGGAATGCCGAGGATGCTCCGGTCGGAGCGGATCCCCCGGGAATGCCGAGGATGTTCCGGTCTCCCGGGAATGCCGAGGACGCTCCGGTCGGAGCGGATCCCCCGGGAATGCCGAGGACGCTCCGGTCGGAGCGGATCCCCCGGGAATGCCGAGGATGCTCCAGCCGGCGCTCGGCGGTACCGCCCGGGGGGAGGCGGCTCCGgtgcccccgccccgctcccggcccggccccgctccgggaATGCCGCCCGTGGTTCCCACCCGGGAATTCCAACcgggctgaattttggggttaaacCCCCCCAGATCGGGGCTTTTCCAGCGGGATGCGCAGCCCCGGGAGCGGGGAACAcgcggggaggggacagggacacggcccctccctccatcccaaattcccagcccGAATTCCCGGGAAAATCCCCCGGGAGCTGCCGAACTTCgggtgggggagagagagagcagagtcCGGGAGCCACGGGGCTCCCAGTCCCAAAGGgggatcccaatcccaaaaggagctcccaaatcccaaagttgggagatcccaaatcccaaagtggggagatcccaaatcccaaagtggggagatcccaaatcccaaaaggagctcccaaatcccaaagtggggagatcccaatcccaaagtggggagatcccaaatcccaaagtggggagatcccaatcccaaaaggagatcccaaatcccaaagtgGGGAGATCCCAATCCCAAAGTGGGGAGATCCCAATCCCAAAGTGGGGGGGAGATTCCAATCCCAAAAGGGGCTCCCAATCCCAAAaggagatcccaaatcccaaagggaGCAGATCCCAGTCACAAAGGGGGATCCCCAATCCCAAAGGGGGCACATCCCAATTCCCAGGGGTGGTTCCAATCCCCAaaggatttatttattcatttatttatttattcattaattATTAATGAGCAGGAGTCGGAAGAAGCTCGGGGTGGCGGAatcagcctggagaggggcaggaaaaggggggaaagttCCGGAAGGAGCCGGGAGAGGCGGGCTCGGGGCACGGGGCGGGTTTGGGGTCACACGTAGTTCTGCAGCCCGAACTTCTCGCGGTCCAGCTCGGCCGGGGGCCGCAGGAAGTAGAGCTCCTCCAGCGTGGGGGGCACCCAGCGCTCCGTGTGGAAACGGGACTCGCCCACCTGCAACCGGGAACGGGCTGGGAACCACCGGGAACGGGCTGGGAACCACcgggaatgggctgggaaccACCGGGAACGGGCTGGGAGCCACCGGGAACGGGCTGGGAACCACCGGGAACGGGCTGGGAACCACCGGGAACGGGCTGGGAACCattgggaatgggctgggaaccACCGGGAACGGGCTGGGAGCCACCGGGGATTGTACTGGGAGCCACCGGGAACGGGCTGGGAGCCACCGGGAACGGGCTGGGAACCACcgggaatgggctgggaaccaccgggaatgggctgggagccaccgggaatgggctgggaaccACCGGGAACGGGCTGGGAACCACCGGGAACGGGCTGGGAACCACCGGGAACGGGCTGGGAACCattgggaatgggctgggaaccACCGGGAACGGGCTGGGAGCCACCGGGGATTGTACTGGGAGCCACCGGGAACGGGCTGGGAGCCACCGGGAACGGGCTGGGAACCATCGGGAACGGGCTGGGAACCACCGGGAACGGGCTGGGAACCACcgggaatgggctgggaacaACCGGGGATTGTACTGGGAATcactggaatgggctgggaaccACCAGGAACGGGCTGGGAGCAACCGGGAACGGGCTGGGAGCCACCGGGAACGGGCTGGGAACCACCGGGAACGGGCTGGGAACAACCGGGAACGGGCTGGGAACAACCGGGAACGGGCTGGGAACCACCGGGAACGGGCTGGGAACAACCGGGAACGGGCTGGGAACAACCGGGAACGGGCTGGGAACCAACGGGAACGGGGTTGGGATCACCGGGAACGGGCTGGGAACAACCGGGAACGGGCTGGGAACCACCGGGAACGGGCTGGGAGCCACCGGGAACGGGCTGGGAACCACcaggaatgggctgggaaccaccaggaatgggctgggaacCACCGGGAACGGGCTGGGAGCCACCGGGAACGGGCTGGGAGCCACCGGGAATGGGCTGGGAGCCACcgggaatgggctgggaaccattgggaatgggctgggaaccACCGGGAACGGGCTGGGAAccactgggatgggctgggaaccACCGGGGATTGTACTGGGAGCCACCGGGAACGGGCTGGGAACCACCGGGAACGGGCTGGGAACCACCGGGAACGGGCTGGGAACCAACGGGAACGGGCTGGGAACCACcgggaatgggctgggaaccACCGGTGATTGTACTGGGAACCACcaggaatgggctgggaacCACCGGGAACAGGCTGGGAACCACCGGGAACGGGCTGGGAGCCACCGGGAACGGGCTGGGAGCCACCGGGAACGGGCTGGGAGCCACCGGGAACGGGCTGGGAACCAAcgggaatgggctgggaaccactgggaatgggctgggaaccACCGGGGATGGTGTCGGGAATGGCCGGGATTGTGTTGCTAATTGCTGGGAATTCCCGGGATTGGCGGGAGGAGCCGCCCCGGGCGGGGCCTGGGAGCTCCCGGAGCCGGAGGGACACAGAGTGCCAtgggatcccaaatcccgggAGGGAGCCAAATCCCATGGGATTCCAGATCCATGGAGCTAAATCCCATGGGATCCCAAATCCATGGAGCTAAATCCCATGGGATCCCAAATCCGTGGAGCCAAATCCCATGGGATCCCAAATCCATGGAGCTAAATCCCATGGGATCCCAAATCCGTGGAGCTAAATCCCATGGGATCCCAAATCTGTGGAGCCAAACCCCatgagatcccaaatcccatgggATCCCACAGAGCCAAATCCACGGGGATGGCAGCATCCCACGGGATCCCAGAGGGTCcccccctgtcctgcccctTTTCCCCTGGGAATCCCAAACCTTCCAGCCTGGGGTGATCCCAGatcccctgggctggctggctggatccatgggatcCCAGAGGGGCAgattcccccctttcccccgGGAATCCCGAACCTTCCAGCCCGGAACGTCCCGCATGATCTTGGCCTCCTCCTCCAGGTTCTCCCGCAGCATCCGGAGGGTCCTGAGGGACACGGGCACGGGAAGGGACCCCAGGCCCACACCCGgcacccccaccccaaactcaCAGTCCCAAAGGGAGTTCCCAGTCCCAAGGgaaattcccaatcccaaaggGAAGTTCTCAATCCCATATGgaaattcccaatcccaaagggaaattccccatcccaaagggaaattccccatcccaaagggaaattccccatcccaaagggaaattccccatcccacaggaagTTCCCAATCCCATAAAGTTCCCAGCCCCAAAAGAAGTTCCCAATCCCATAGAGGAAGTTCCCAATTCCAAGGGAAATTCCCAACCCCAAAGGGAAATTCCCGATCCCAAAGGGAAATTCCCGATCCCAAAGGGAAATTCCCGATCCCAAAGGAAATTCCCGATCCCATATGGAAGTTCCTGATCCCATAGAGAAAGTTCCCAATCCCATAAAGGAAGTTCCCAATTCCAAGGGAAATTCCCAACCCCAAAGGGAAATTCTCAATCCCAAGGGAAATTCCCAACCCCAAAGGgaaattcccaatcccaaagggaaattcccaatcccaaagggaaattcccaatcccaaaggAAGTTCCCAGTCCCAAGGGAAGTTCCCAATCCCAAGGGAAGTTCCCAATCTCAAGGgaaattcccaatcccaaaggGAAGTTCTCAATCCCATATGgaaattcccaatcccaaagggaaattcccaatcccaaaggAAGTTCCCCATCCCATAAAGTTCCCAGCCCCAAAAGAAGTTCCCAATCCCATAGAGGAAGTTCCCAATCCCAAGGAAAGCTCCCAATCCCAAAGGGAAGTTCCCAGTCCCAAGGGAAGTTCCCAATCCCAAAGGGAAGTTCTCAATCCCATATAgaaattcccaatcccaaagggaaattccccatcccaaagggaaattccccatcccaaagggAAATTCCCCATCCCATAAAGTTCCCAGCCCCAAAAGAAGTTCCCAATCCCATAGAAGAAGTTCCCAATTCCAAGGGAAACTCCCAACCCCAAAGGAAAATTCTCAATCCGAAGGGAAATTCCCGATCCCAAAGGAAGTTCTCAATCCCAAGGGAAGTTCCCGATCCCAAAGGAAATTCCCGATCCCATATGGAAGTTCCTGATCCCATAGAGAAAGTTCCCAATCCCATAAAGGAAGTTCCCAATCCCATATGGAAGTTCCCAATCCCATATGGAAGTTCCTGATCCCATAGACGAAGTTCCCAATCCCACGGGaaattcccaatcccaaggaaaattcccaatcccagggaGTTCCCAGCCCCGCACCTGCGGTCGGACTCCGCCTGCAGCAGCGGCATCAGCGCGATCCGAGCCTCCAGCTCCTCGATCAGCAACcgcctgcagggacagggcaatgggcactgggggcactgggaatgggggactgggagcactgggaagggatgggaaatgTGCTGGAAGGAGGTGGGGAAAGCCCATCCCGGGGCCAGAAGCGCGGGGAGCCCCGGGATCGGGCCGGGGATGCCCCGGGGGGCTCGGAGCGTCACCTGCGCTCGCGGTTCCACCTGACGAGGGTGTAGTAGCCGAGCAGGAGGCTCCCGACGCCGAGCGCGAACAGGCTGTACCCTGAGGGCCGGGAGCGCCGTGAGGGGAGCGGGGGGCGCTCAGCGCCGACAGGCCGCAcggccccgctcctgcccccGCCGCCCCTCGGCGGCGCCCCCGCGGCTCCCCACGGGCTCACCTGAGAGGCCGCGGCGCGGGAGGTGCCGCTTGTAGTCGATGGGGCCGTACCCGCCCGGCGGGGCCATGTCCTGCTTCACCTTCGGCGCCGCCATTGCGGCGCTGCTCGGTGACGTCACTGCGCCGCGCCgccggcccgccccgctcccgcgCGCGGGAAACTCACGTGGTGCAGCCACGTGAGCAATGGGGCCCTCACTTAAAGGGGCAACGGGCGCTTAAAAGGGCAATGCCACAAAAAATTCCCCCGCCCAACGGGATCCATCAATTCCTTGGGATCATCTTCCAACCCACCAGGATCCATCAATTCCTCGGGATCATCCCCCACCCACCAATTCTTTGGGATCATCTTCCAACCCACCAGGATCCATCAATTCCTCAGGATCATCCCCCGCCCAACGGGATCCATCAATTCCTTGGGATCATCTTCCAACCCACCAGGATCCATCAATTCCTCGGGATCCTCCCCCACCCATCAATTCCTTGGGATCATCCCCCACCCACCAGGATCCATCAAATTGCTTGGGATCATCCCCCACCCATCAATTCCTTGGGATCATCTTCCAACCCACCAGGATCCATCAAATTGTTTGGGATCATCCCCCACCCATCAATTCCTTGGGATCATCCCCCACCCACCGGGATCCATCAATTCCTCGGGATCATCGCCCAATCCAAAGGGATCCATCACTTTTCTGGGATCATCCTCCCATCCAATGGGATCCATTAATTCTTTGGGATCATCTTCCAACCCACCAGGACCCACCAATCCCTCTTTTCCCAATCCCGGAGCGTGGCCGCAACACTACCGGTGACCGGGAATTTGGGACAATCCCATGGGAATTCGGGACAATTCCATTGGGGACAATCCCACAGGAATTTGGGACAATCCCATGGGAATTTGGGACAATTCCATTGGGGACAATCCCACAGGAATTCGGGACAATCCCATGGGAATTCGGGACAATCCCATGGGAATTCAGGACAATCCCATGGGAATTTGGGACATTTCCACGGGAATTCAGGACaatcccatgggaattcccATGTGGCCGTGGCTCTTCCCAAGCTCCAAGAATTTGGATTTCATCCGGAATCGGGTGGAAAATTCCACCTGGGAACGTCCTTGGCCCCTTCTCCTTCCAGAGGGACGCGATCCAACGGCTCCGTGAGTTTTCCTGGAATGTTCAGGTGAGATCcaaggctgctggagcagagcaggaattccaggtgggaatggaGAAGGCTCTGGATTTCTGGATTTGCTCCATCCATAAAATTCCGCAGGAAATCCACAAAATTCCCGGATTTTTCCcaccttcttttccccttctcccgttttcccaaattttttttttaagtcccaacaaatccaaaggaaaaaaatcccaccctgttctccttccttcccaaaggagagggaaaaatgagtcaaatttgggatttttccccccaaatctcccggaatttcctccttttcaccccttcctgcagcctgaattcccagttttccaaCTTTGGGAATTCAATTCCAATTCTTCCCCCAAAAACAAGGGAGAGAACGCAGAGGCGCAggaagaattcccaaaattttggatttcctttgttttcagcGCAGGAATCCCTTGGGATATAAAAAATTCAggaattcccctttttccccacccttttgttttttttatcaCGGCGAAATTCCGAATCCCTTCCCGTCGGTCGGGAAggaaatccaaggaaaaaacaaaagcagacgGCTCGCCCGGTTCCGCCGCGGGAATCGTCCCACGGAAATCCGGGATCTTTTTATTTCACAAGTCGCTAAAATCTAAATTACAGCGGCGCCTCCTCGTCCTCCGCGGTGCCCcggaaaaattccccaaatcccggCGGCTCCGAGCGGGAATTTTATGGCTTTAGAGACCCCCCCTGGATCTGGAGCCTGGGAAGAGTGGGAAAAGGGATCCGGGATCCCGAGGGATCTCTGGGAATGGGAGGGTTGGGTGGGGTTCCCCTGGATCCCGGAAagctctggggtttgggaatgtCAAAGGGGGTCCAGGAGATCTCTGGGATTCAGGGATTCCAGAAGCCTTGAGGATTTGGGAATCCCAAAATGGATCCAAAAGatctctgggatttgggaatcctAAAGGGGATGAAGGAGGTCTCTGGGATTCAGGAATCCCAAAAACCTCAAGGATTTGGGAATCCCAAAATGGATCCAAAAGATCCCTGGGATTCCAGAATTCCAAAGGGGATCCAAGGGGTCTCTGGGATTTGGAAATGCCACAAGCCTCAAGAATTGGGGAATCCCAAAATGGATCCAAGAGatctctgggatttgggaatcctAAAGGAGATCCGAGAGACCTCTGGGATTCAGGGATTCCAGAAGCCTtgaggatttgggaattccaaaATGGATCCAAAAGAtacctgggatttgggaatcctAAAGGGGATCCAGGAGATCTCTGGGATTCCAGAATTCCAAAAACCTCAAGGATTTGGGAATCCCAAAATGGATCCAAGAGATCTCTGGGATTCCAGAATTCCAAAGGGGATCCAAGGGATCTCTGGGATTTGGAAATGCCACAAGCCTCAAGAATTGGGGAATCCCTAAATGGATCCAAGAGatctctgggatttgggaatcctAAAGGAGATCCGAGAGATCTCTGGGATTCAGGGATTCCAGAAGCCTtgaggatttgggaattccaaaATGGATCCAAGAGatccctgggatttgggaatcctAAAGGGGATCCAGGAGGTCTCTGGGATTCCGGAATCCCAAAAACCTCAAGGATTTGGGAATCCCAAAATGGATCCAAGGGatctctgggatttgggaatcctAAAGGGGATCCGAGAGATCTCTGGGATTCCAGAATTACAGAAGCCTCAATGATTTGGGAATTCCAAAATGGATCCAAAAGatctctgggatttgggaatcccAAAGGGGATCCAGGAGGTCTCTGGGATTCCAGAATCCCAAAAACCTCAAGGATTTGGGAATCCC
The DNA window shown above is from Haemorhous mexicanus isolate bHaeMex1 chromosome 29, bHaeMex1.pri, whole genome shotgun sequence and carries:
- the NDUFA13 gene encoding NADH dehydrogenase [ubiquinone] 1 alpha subcomplex subunit 13, translated to MAAPKVKQDMAPPGGYGPIDYKRHLPRRGLSGYSLFALGVGSLLLGYYTLVRWNRERRRLLIEELEARIALMPLLQAESDRRTLRMLRENLEEEAKIMRDVPGWKVGESRFHTERWVPPTLEELYFLRPPAELDREKFGLQNYV